A window from Cytobacillus sp. IB215665 encodes these proteins:
- a CDS encoding DUF1189 domain-containing protein, whose product MSIFRQLVKSLYSTNDIAKFRFQGIGKTILYVFLLTLISIIPTAYFIASDISKGVNKINDLFESDLPSFYIEDGKLSIPGEEPILISKDDFSLIIDSRENISNNDAVNNIDGDGLALLKNRAVYVSNANEQSFYYSSFGDITFSSDDMQNVISTLDSLLIIIIPVFILIMYIFSSGMKFLGITLLAFIGMIINSVLTRKITYRHSWILSAYSVTIPTLFFTLMGTFNVIIPAQFTLNVIISVIILSLVIQQIPIPKK is encoded by the coding sequence ATGTCTATTTTCAGACAATTAGTTAAAAGCTTATATTCAACTAATGATATAGCTAAATTTCGTTTTCAAGGTATAGGAAAAACAATTTTATATGTGTTTTTATTAACATTAATCTCCATTATACCTACAGCATATTTTATTGCCAGTGATATTTCCAAAGGTGTAAATAAAATAAATGATCTTTTTGAGTCAGACCTCCCTTCTTTTTACATTGAGGATGGTAAGTTATCTATTCCTGGCGAAGAACCAATTCTCATTTCAAAAGATGATTTTTCGTTAATCATCGACAGTCGTGAAAATATATCAAATAATGATGCTGTTAATAATATTGATGGTGATGGCTTGGCGTTGCTAAAAAATAGAGCTGTATATGTATCTAATGCCAATGAACAATCTTTTTATTACTCAAGCTTTGGAGATATAACATTTTCTAGTGATGATATGCAAAATGTTATAAGCACATTAGACTCGTTATTAATTATAATCATCCCTGTTTTCATACTTATCATGTATATTTTTTCTAGCGGCATGAAATTTCTAGGCATCACATTACTCGCGTTCATCGGGATGATCATAAATAGTGTCTTAACAAGAAAGATTACATATCGACATTCGTGGATATTATCTGCATATAGTGTAACAATCCCGACTTTATTTTTCACCTTAATGGGCACATTTAACGTCATAATTCCTGCACAATTTACATTAAATGTTATAATAAGTGTTATCATTTTGTCATTAGTCATTCAACAAATACCTATTCCGAAGAAATAA
- a CDS encoding DUF2624 domain-containing protein, giving the protein MKLFQHVINQKIKHMTVKDLLNYSKQYDIKISKAQARQITELIQKRDVDIFEDKERKKLIKEVAKITNPTVAKKINSFFTKFIQ; this is encoded by the coding sequence ATGAAGCTTTTTCAACACGTGATTAATCAAAAAATAAAACATATGACCGTAAAAGATTTACTTAATTATAGTAAACAATATGACATTAAAATATCGAAGGCACAGGCAAGGCAAATTACAGAGCTTATACAAAAGAGAGATGTAGATATTTTTGAAGATAAAGAGCGAAAAAAACTCATTAAGGAAGTTGCCAAAATTACAAACCCAACTGTAGCTAAGAAAATTAACTCTTTCTTCACTAAATTTATTCAATAA
- a CDS encoding DUF4190 domain-containing protein, whose translation MAQERNDDGYRDNYRNDPEADFMEETSTEFAEPVQALGSTREVENNWVGWLSLALSIISLFVAPILFGAAGIILGFVARRRGAEGMGAWAIGIGIVSIVLGIFILPFF comes from the coding sequence ATGGCTCAGGAAAGAAATGATGATGGCTATCGAGATAACTATAGAAATGATCCAGAAGCGGATTTTATGGAAGAAACATCAACGGAGTTTGCGGAACCTGTTCAAGCTTTAGGTAGTACTAGGGAAGTTGAAAATAACTGGGTAGGTTGGCTTTCCTTGGCTCTATCGATCATTTCACTTTTTGTCGCTCCAATCCTTTTTGGAGCTGCAGGTATCATATTAGGTTTTGTTGCCCGCAGAAGAGGAGCAGAAGGAATGGGGGCATGGGCGATAGGAATTGGTATCGTATCCATTGTTCTGGGCATCTTTATACTCCCATTTTTTTAA
- the sodA gene encoding superoxide dismutase SodA: MAFELPKLPYEYDALAPHIDKETMTIHHTKHHNAYVTNLNAALEGNEELLSKSIEDLMGNLDAVPEAARTAVRNNGGGHANHSLFWTILSPNGGGAPTGELADEINNKFGSFDSFKEAFAKAGATRFGSGWAWLVVNNGELEVTSTPNQDTPLMDGNTPILGLDVWEHAYYLNYQNRRPDYISAFWNVVNWDEVAKLYSAAK; the protein is encoded by the coding sequence ATGGCATTTGAATTACCAAAATTACCTTATGAATATGATGCATTAGCACCTCACATTGACAAAGAAACGATGACAATTCATCACACAAAACATCACAATGCTTATGTAACAAATCTTAATGCTGCATTAGAAGGAAATGAAGAGCTTCTAAGCAAAAGCATTGAAGATCTAATGGGTAACTTAGACGCTGTTCCTGAAGCTGCTCGTACTGCAGTACGTAACAACGGTGGAGGTCATGCGAACCATAGCTTATTCTGGACGATTTTATCACCAAATGGTGGGGGCGCACCAACTGGTGAGCTTGCAGATGAGATAAACAATAAGTTCGGAAGCTTTGACAGCTTCAAAGAAGCGTTTGCAAAAGCTGGAGCTACTCGATTTGGTTCAGGTTGGGCATGGTTAGTTGTTAACAACGGTGAGCTAGAAGTGACGAGCACACCAAACCAAGATACACCACTTATGGATGGGAATACGCCAATTCTTGGATTAGATGTATGGGAGCATGCCTATTACTTAAACTATCAAAACCGTCGCCCAGATTACATTTCAGCTTTTTGGAATGTTGTAAATTGGGATGAAGTAGCAAAGCTTTATTCAGCTGCGAAATAA
- a CDS encoding DUF456 domain-containing protein produces the protein MELLIWIIVICCFIVSFVGLIYPIIPSVLFIVAGFLIYGFLISFEQFSMLFWMIQGTFVLLLFGADYAANLIGVKKLGGSQAAVWGSTIGLLVGPFVIPVAGIILGPFLGAVVAELVVHKKNVKEATKIGLGSLFGFLSGVVAKGFIQLIMITYFLFTAL, from the coding sequence ATGGAGTTATTAATTTGGATAATAGTGATTTGCTGTTTTATCGTTTCTTTTGTTGGTTTAATATATCCGATTATTCCAAGTGTACTTTTTATCGTAGCTGGTTTTTTAATTTATGGGTTTCTAATTAGCTTTGAGCAATTTTCAATGTTATTTTGGATGATCCAAGGAACGTTTGTTTTGTTATTATTTGGTGCTGATTATGCAGCAAATCTAATCGGTGTCAAAAAGCTAGGTGGAAGCCAAGCAGCTGTATGGGGCAGTACAATTGGCTTGTTAGTAGGACCTTTTGTAATACCAGTAGCTGGGATCATTCTCGGACCATTTCTAGGTGCTGTTGTAGCTGAGTTAGTTGTTCACAAGAAAAATGTTAAAGAGGCGACAAAAATTGGCTTAGGGTCATTATTTGGATTTTTAAGCGGTGTAGTGGCAAAAGGGTTCATCCAATTAATTATGATTACATATTTTTTATTTACTGCTTTGTAA
- a CDS encoding deoxyribonuclease IV: MIKIGSHVSMSGKKMLLGASEEAVGYGANTFMIYTGAPQNTRRKKIEELNIEAGHAHMREHGIEDIVVHAPYIINIGNTTKPETFELGVNFLRSEIERTEALGAKQIVLHPGAHVGAGAEAGINKIIEGLNEVLTPEQNVQIALETMAGKGSECGRTFEELAQIIEGVTLNEKLSVCFDTCHTHDAGYDIVNDFDGVLQHFDQVIGLDRLKVLHINDSKNPTNSHKDRHENIGFGHIGYDALSYIVHHPQLSDIPKILETPYVGEDKKNKKPPYKFEIEMLNQKEYNPNLLTKILAG, translated from the coding sequence ATGATAAAAATAGGTTCCCATGTCTCTATGAGTGGAAAGAAAATGTTGCTTGGAGCTAGTGAAGAAGCTGTGGGATACGGTGCAAATACTTTTATGATTTACACTGGTGCTCCACAAAATACACGAAGAAAGAAAATTGAAGAATTGAATATTGAGGCTGGCCATGCTCATATGAGAGAACATGGTATTGAAGATATAGTTGTTCATGCCCCGTATATTATTAATATTGGTAATACGACAAAACCAGAAACGTTTGAATTAGGAGTCAATTTTTTGCGATCAGAAATTGAAAGAACTGAAGCTTTAGGTGCTAAACAAATTGTTCTTCATCCTGGTGCACATGTGGGAGCAGGGGCAGAGGCAGGAATTAACAAAATTATTGAAGGTTTAAACGAAGTTTTAACGCCTGAGCAAAATGTCCAAATTGCTCTGGAAACGATGGCAGGTAAAGGCTCAGAATGTGGTAGAACTTTTGAAGAGTTAGCTCAAATTATCGAAGGTGTCACGCTTAACGAAAAGTTATCTGTTTGCTTTGACACATGTCACACTCATGATGCTGGCTATGATATTGTGAATGATTTTGATGGTGTGCTTCAACATTTCGATCAAGTGATCGGACTTGACCGTTTAAAAGTATTACATATTAATGACAGTAAAAATCCAACTAATTCTCATAAAGACAGACATGAAAACATTGGGTTTGGACACATTGGATATGATGCTCTTAGCTACATTGTTCATCATCCGCAACTTTCAGATATACCTAAAATCTTAGAAACTCCATATGTAGGGGAAGATAAGAAAAATAAAAAGCCACCTTATAAATTTGAAATAGAAATGTTAAATCAAAAAGAATATAATCCAAATTTACTTACAAAAATTTTGGCTGGTTAG
- a CDS encoding Fur family transcriptional regulator — protein sequence MNVAGAINLLKKEGYKYTGKREEMLQLFSNTDKYLTAREVLLRMKDNYPSLSFDTIYRNLSLFVKLDILEMTELSGEKHFRFTCATKEHHHHFICLQCGKTKEIHSCPMNQLADHFQGYDVSGHKFEVYGTCPVCANA from the coding sequence ATGAATGTTGCTGGTGCAATCAATTTATTAAAGAAGGAAGGATATAAATATACGGGTAAGCGTGAAGAAATGCTACAACTTTTCTCAAATACAGATAAATATTTAACTGCCCGTGAAGTACTGTTGAGGATGAAAGATAACTATCCTAGTTTAAGCTTTGATACAATATATAGGAATTTATCGTTGTTTGTTAAGTTAGATATATTAGAAATGACTGAACTATCTGGTGAAAAGCACTTCCGTTTTACTTGTGCTACGAAAGAACACCACCACCATTTTATTTGTTTACAATGTGGGAAAACGAAAGAAATTCACTCTTGTCCAATGAATCAATTGGCGGATCATTTTCAAGGATATGATGTTTCCGGGCATAAATTTGAAGTATATGGGACATGTCCAGTTTGTGCTAATGCATAA
- a CDS encoding YitT family protein — MATRQHKKESKLHFFYRFIMILFGAGLVAVSIELFLVPNNIIDGGIIGVSLIIDYLTPSYISFAMLVVLLNIPFMYSGYKQIGKTFMISSMFGIICLAIIEQLLHNVEPFTPEPILATVFGGLILGVGVGLVIRHGGSLDGTEILGILLTKKLPFSVGEFVMFINIFIFVWAAFVFGTEEAMYSVMTYYIAFKTIDTVIQGLDETKAVIIVSDYFEEVSDAILHRLGRGTTKLKGKGGFTDAEKEVIYVVVTRIEVTKLKSIVHEIDANAFLTIMSTQETRGAKFKSAIH; from the coding sequence ATGGCAACAAGACAACATAAAAAAGAAAGTAAACTACATTTTTTTTATCGCTTCATAATGATTTTATTTGGAGCAGGATTAGTAGCTGTTTCTATTGAGTTATTTTTAGTTCCAAATAATATAATTGATGGTGGAATTATTGGTGTCTCTTTAATTATTGATTATTTAACACCTTCATATATAAGTTTTGCAATGTTAGTCGTTCTACTAAATATCCCATTTATGTATTCTGGGTATAAACAAATAGGTAAGACGTTTATGATATCTTCTATGTTCGGTATTATTTGTCTGGCTATTATTGAACAACTTCTGCACAATGTTGAACCATTTACACCAGAACCTATATTGGCAACTGTATTTGGAGGTCTAATATTAGGTGTTGGGGTAGGGTTAGTTATCAGACATGGCGGATCTTTAGATGGCACTGAAATTCTTGGGATTTTATTAACGAAAAAGCTGCCTTTTTCAGTAGGCGAGTTTGTTATGTTTATTAATATTTTTATTTTTGTTTGGGCAGCATTTGTTTTTGGAACTGAAGAAGCAATGTATTCTGTGATGACATATTATATTGCTTTCAAAACAATTGACACTGTCATTCAAGGACTAGACGAAACAAAGGCTGTCATTATCGTTTCCGATTATTTTGAAGAGGTATCGGATGCTATATTACATAGGCTTGGACGAGGTACAACTAAGTTGAAGGGAAAAGGTGGATTTACAGATGCAGAAAAAGAAGTAATTTACGTTGTGGTGACAAGGATTGAAGTAACTAAACTTAAATCGATCGTTCATGAAATCGATGCTAATGCATTTTTGACAATTATGAGCACTCAAGAAACGAGAGGAGCTAAGTTTAAATCAGCTATACACTAA
- the ispG gene encoding flavodoxin-dependent (E)-4-hydroxy-3-methylbut-2-enyl-diphosphate synthase, with protein sequence MIHRTKTRPVKVGNLTIGGNNELVIQSMTTTKTHDVEATVAEIKRLEEAGCQIVRVACPDERAANAIAEIKSRIDIPLVVDIHFDYKLALKAIEGGADKIRINPGNIGRREKVEAVVNAAKEKNIPIRIGVNAGSLEKKILEKYGYPTADGMVESALHHIKILEELDFHDIIVSMKASDVNLAIEAYEKAAKAFDYPLHLGITESGTLFAGTVKSAAGLGAILSKGIGNTLRISLSADPVEEVKVARELLKSFGLASNAATLISCPTCGRIEIDLISIANEVEDYISTIKAPIKVAVLGCAVNGPGEAREADIGIAGARGEGLLFRHGEIVRKVPEETMVEELKKEIDKIAAEHYAKQ encoded by the coding sequence ATTATACATCGTACCAAAACTCGTCCAGTTAAAGTTGGTAATTTAACAATTGGTGGAAATAACGAGCTAGTTATACAAAGTATGACCACAACAAAAACGCATGATGTCGAAGCCACCGTAGCAGAAATTAAACGCTTAGAAGAAGCTGGATGTCAAATAGTTCGTGTCGCTTGTCCAGATGAACGAGCTGCCAATGCAATTGCAGAAATAAAAAGTCGCATAGACATACCACTTGTAGTTGACATTCATTTTGACTATAAGTTAGCACTCAAGGCAATCGAAGGTGGCGCAGACAAAATTCGCATAAACCCAGGGAATATTGGGCGACGTGAAAAAGTTGAAGCTGTCGTAAATGCTGCAAAAGAAAAAAATATACCTATTCGAATTGGTGTTAACGCTGGATCTCTTGAGAAAAAGATACTAGAGAAATACGGATACCCTACTGCTGATGGTATGGTTGAGAGTGCGTTACACCATATCAAGATATTAGAAGAACTTGATTTCCATGATATCATTGTATCTATGAAAGCTTCGGATGTAAATTTAGCAATCGAAGCTTACGAAAAAGCAGCAAAGGCATTTGATTATCCTTTACATTTAGGCATTACTGAATCAGGTACGTTATTTGCAGGAACAGTAAAAAGTGCAGCTGGCTTAGGTGCCATTTTAAGTAAAGGGATTGGAAATACACTTCGTATTTCTCTTAGTGCAGACCCAGTAGAAGAAGTAAAAGTAGCACGGGAATTACTTAAATCTTTTGGGCTTGCCTCAAATGCAGCAACATTAATTTCATGTCCAACTTGCGGAAGAATTGAAATTGACCTTATTAGTATAGCTAATGAAGTAGAAGACTATATTTCAACAATTAAAGCTCCGATAAAAGTAGCCGTTTTAGGCTGTGCTGTAAATGGTCCAGGAGAGGCTCGAGAAGCGGATATAGGGATTGCAGGGGCTAGAGGTGAAGGACTACTTTTCCGCCACGGTGAAATTGTTCGTAAAGTTCCTGAAGAAACAATGGTAGAAGAACTTAAGAAAGAAATTGATAAAATAGCAGCAGAACATTACGCAAAGCAGTAA
- a CDS encoding Na/Pi cotransporter family protein, with protein MELDVQKMIFEFIGGLGIFLFGIKYMGDGLQKSAGDKLRDILDRFTTNPFMGVLAGIIVTVLIQSSSGTTVITVGLVSAGFMNLRQAIGVIMGANIGTTVTAFIIGIKLSNYALPIIAAGALLLFFFKNKKIHNFGQVVFGFGALFYGLKLMSSGMKPLRSLESFAELTVNMSEIPILGVAIGTIFTVIVQSSSATIGILQELYGQGLLDLNAALPVLFGDNLGTTITAILASIGASVAARRAALTHVLFNLVGATIFLIGLKLYTQLVIMLQEAFNLNPEMTIAFAHGAFNITNTLIQLPFIGVLAYIVTKLIPGNDSVVEYKAKHLDPNFIEQSPSIALGQAKEEVVRMGEFATLGLEESHKYLNSNLQKHADLSMQLESAINNLDRKITDYLVLLSSASLSQNESEEHSVLMDTVRDIERIGDHFENIVELVDYQLSNKVKMTDLAKADLKEMFELTISTVKEAIQSLEENDKDLAREVVKKEDKIDKMERTLRKKHILRLNEGKCTGQAGIVFVDIVSNLERIGDHAVNIAEAVLGE; from the coding sequence GTGGAACTTGATGTTCAAAAGATGATTTTTGAATTTATTGGTGGTTTAGGTATCTTCTTATTTGGGATAAAGTATATGGGAGATGGACTACAAAAATCCGCAGGTGACAAATTAAGAGATATCTTAGATCGCTTTACGACCAACCCATTTATGGGTGTCTTAGCTGGTATTATTGTAACAGTGTTAATTCAAAGTAGCTCTGGTACAACTGTAATTACAGTTGGTTTAGTCAGTGCCGGCTTTATGAATTTAAGACAAGCAATTGGTGTAATCATGGGGGCAAATATTGGGACGACTGTTACTGCATTTATTATCGGTATCAAATTGTCAAATTACGCACTACCAATTATAGCCGCAGGTGCTCTCCTACTCTTTTTCTTTAAAAATAAGAAAATTCACAATTTTGGCCAAGTAGTATTTGGCTTTGGTGCACTTTTTTATGGTTTGAAACTAATGAGTTCGGGGATGAAACCACTACGTTCACTAGAATCATTTGCTGAGTTAACAGTAAACATGAGTGAAATTCCAATTCTTGGAGTTGCTATTGGAACAATATTTACTGTCATCGTGCAAAGTTCGAGTGCAACCATTGGGATATTGCAGGAATTGTATGGTCAAGGTCTGTTGGATTTAAACGCTGCATTGCCTGTTTTATTTGGTGATAATCTTGGTACAACGATCACTGCGATATTAGCTTCAATTGGAGCATCAGTTGCAGCTAGACGAGCTGCTTTAACACATGTGCTATTTAACTTGGTTGGAGCAACCATATTTCTAATTGGGTTGAAGCTCTATACACAATTGGTTATTATGCTACAAGAGGCATTTAATTTAAATCCAGAAATGACGATTGCATTCGCGCATGGAGCCTTTAATATAACGAATACGTTGATTCAATTACCGTTTATAGGTGTATTGGCATATATTGTAACAAAACTTATACCTGGTAATGATTCGGTAGTGGAATATAAAGCTAAGCATTTGGATCCTAACTTTATTGAGCAATCACCATCTATTGCATTAGGTCAAGCTAAAGAAGAAGTTGTTAGAATGGGTGAGTTTGCTACTCTAGGTTTAGAAGAGTCACATAAATATTTAAACAGCAATTTGCAGAAACATGCTGATCTATCTATGCAACTAGAGAGTGCCATCAATAATTTAGACCGGAAAATTACTGATTATTTAGTGTTACTCTCTTCAGCTTCATTGTCACAAAATGAATCAGAAGAGCACTCAGTGTTAATGGATACCGTACGAGATATTGAACGTATAGGTGATCATTTTGAAAATATTGTGGAGTTGGTTGACTATCAGCTATCAAATAAAGTGAAGATGACTGATTTAGCAAAAGCTGATTTAAAAGAAATGTTTGAATTAACCATTTCCACTGTGAAAGAAGCAATTCAATCTCTTGAAGAAAACGATAAAGATTTAGCAAGAGAAGTTGTGAAGAAAGAAGACAAGATTGATAAGATGGAACGAACATTGCGTAAAAAGCATATTTTACGATTAAATGAAGGCAAATGCACTGGACAAGCTGGTATTGTATTTGTAGACATCGTAAGTAATTTAGAACGTATAGGTGATCACGCTGTTAATATCGCTGAAGCGGTATTAGGAGAGTAA
- a CDS encoding metal ABC transporter permease has translation MLIEIFQYEFLRNAFITGMMIGFLAPLLGVFIVVRRQSLIADALSHVTLAGIAASLFVEKKLGVFQGMNPLYMGMGFSVVGSIFIEKLRSVYKHYQELAIPIIHSTGIGLSVVFISLADGFNTDLFMYLFGSVSAVSMSDVWTILVILMFVCVIIFIFYKELFLLSFDEEHATASGLNTKWLHLLFIVMVALAIAASMRIVGILLVSSLMTLPVAASIRISKGFKQTIILSIVFAQLAVFFGLFSAYYLDVAPGGTIVLFAVIELILVLITKRVGRKKK, from the coding sequence ATGTTAATTGAGATTTTTCAATATGAATTTTTACGTAACGCTTTCATTACTGGAATGATGATTGGTTTTTTAGCACCTTTACTTGGTGTTTTTATAGTTGTTAGACGACAGTCTTTGATTGCAGATGCGTTAAGCCATGTTACACTTGCTGGTATAGCTGCAAGTCTGTTTGTTGAAAAGAAACTCGGAGTTTTTCAAGGAATGAACCCATTATATATGGGCATGGGCTTTTCTGTAGTAGGCTCCATTTTTATTGAAAAACTTAGATCCGTATATAAACATTATCAAGAGTTGGCAATACCAATCATTCACTCAACTGGAATCGGGCTTAGTGTAGTTTTTATTTCACTAGCTGATGGTTTTAATACAGATCTATTCATGTATTTATTCGGTAGTGTGAGCGCTGTAAGTATGAGTGACGTTTGGACTATTTTAGTTATTTTAATGTTCGTTTGTGTAATCATTTTCATATTTTATAAAGAATTATTTTTACTTTCATTTGATGAAGAGCATGCAACTGCTAGCGGTCTGAATACAAAATGGTTGCATTTGTTATTTATCGTTATGGTAGCATTGGCAATTGCTGCATCGATGCGAATTGTCGGAATTTTATTAGTCTCTTCATTAATGACATTACCTGTAGCAGCAAGTATACGTATTAGTAAAGGGTTTAAACAAACGATTATTTTGTCAATTGTGTTTGCCCAATTAGCCGTATTCTTTGGTTTGTTTAGTGCTTATTATTTAGATGTGGCACCCGGTGGTACGATTGTTCTTTTTGCTGTTATAGAATTAATCCTAGTTCTAATCACGAAGAGAGTGGGGAGAAAGAAAAAATGA
- a CDS encoding metal ABC transporter ATP-binding protein, protein MTNNNVPILEIGDLTFGYEQENVLEDINLVMPQGAFLGLVGPNGSGKSTLLKCILGLIKPQSGSIRLFGTEIHKFKNWHKIGFVSQKANSFNSGFPATVLEVVLSGLTSKVGLLRFFSKEHKLAASKAIASVGMSQFTNRNIGELSGGQQQRVFIARAIVSDPSLLILDEPTVGVDATNVQSFYNMLEDLNQNLGISLLLVTHDIGTITDKVSHVACLNKTLHFHGKTEQFESLDEGALSTFYGHHLHVLTHNHGG, encoded by the coding sequence ATGACAAATAATAATGTACCTATATTAGAAATTGGTGATCTAACCTTTGGTTATGAGCAGGAGAATGTCTTAGAGGACATTAATTTAGTAATGCCTCAAGGAGCATTTTTAGGGTTAGTAGGACCAAATGGGTCTGGTAAATCAACTTTATTAAAATGTATTTTAGGACTTATTAAACCGCAATCTGGATCAATACGATTGTTTGGAACTGAAATTCACAAATTTAAAAATTGGCATAAAATTGGATTTGTTTCTCAAAAGGCAAACAGTTTTAACAGTGGTTTTCCTGCCACAGTGCTTGAAGTTGTTCTAAGTGGGTTGACTTCGAAGGTAGGTTTACTTCGATTTTTTTCCAAGGAACATAAATTAGCTGCATCAAAAGCAATAGCTTCAGTAGGAATGAGCCAGTTTACTAATCGAAATATTGGAGAGTTATCAGGAGGTCAGCAACAAAGAGTTTTTATTGCACGAGCTATAGTTAGTGACCCATCCTTATTAATTTTAGATGAACCAACTGTAGGTGTAGATGCTACAAATGTTCAAAGCTTTTACAATATGTTAGAAGACTTAAATCAGAACTTGGGGATTAGCTTATTATTAGTCACTCATGATATTGGAACAATTACTGATAAAGTGTCACATGTTGCCTGTTTAAATAAGACTTTACATTTTCACGGTAAAACAGAGCAATTTGAAAGCCTTGATGAAGGTGCATTATCTACGTTTTATGGTCATCATCTCCACGTTTTAACTCATAACCATGGAGGATAA
- a CDS encoding MFS transporter codes for MSALRKIIGDVDVNKDLLLLLIIGGLYALSIALSNTFVNVYLWKQSGQFKDLGIYNLSIVIMQPLTFIVAGRWAKKIDRVLVLRLGVTFLAIFFIAVLFFGDQASRYLIVLGGLLGIGYGFYWLAYNVLTFEITEPETRDFFNGFLGIVTSFGGMIGPIAAGFIISRMEKFTGYTVIFSISLALFIGAVIFSLFLQPRAAEGEFVLKRIIQERRYNKNWANITNAHFFQGVREGTFVFVVSVLVFITTNSELALGTFGLVNSAISFVAYYLATRLIKQKYRKKAILLGGLLLYMSIFLILFNVTYTKLIMYAIAIAIAYPMLLVPYISLTYDVIGKGWNAAQMRIEYIVVRELFLNGGRIVSILLFLIAVSFFDEQVSIPILLAIIGTGHAFIYLFIRNIEFVDEKNVESNKQADECTQQVGNREGGSSV; via the coding sequence ATGTCGGCTTTACGCAAGATAATTGGTGATGTGGATGTTAATAAGGATTTACTATTATTATTAATAATTGGAGGGCTGTATGCATTAAGTATTGCTTTATCAAATACATTCGTAAATGTGTATTTATGGAAGCAATCAGGTCAATTTAAAGATTTAGGGATTTACAACTTATCAATTGTTATTATGCAACCATTAACATTTATAGTGGCGGGAAGATGGGCAAAGAAGATCGATCGCGTTCTAGTACTAAGGCTAGGTGTAACATTTCTTGCAATATTTTTTATAGCTGTTCTTTTTTTTGGTGATCAAGCGTCTCGGTATTTAATAGTTCTTGGGGGACTGCTTGGAATTGGATACGGGTTTTATTGGTTGGCCTACAATGTACTTACCTTCGAAATAACTGAACCAGAAACACGTGATTTTTTTAATGGCTTTTTAGGAATCGTTACTTCATTCGGAGGAATGATCGGTCCAATAGCTGCGGGTTTTATAATATCTAGAATGGAAAAATTCACAGGTTACACAGTTATTTTTTCAATATCTCTTGCATTATTTATCGGGGCTGTAATATTTAGCTTGTTTTTACAACCAAGAGCGGCAGAAGGTGAATTTGTATTAAAGAGAATCATCCAAGAACGAAGGTATAACAAAAATTGGGCAAATATTACAAATGCGCACTTTTTTCAAGGTGTACGAGAAGGAACCTTTGTCTTTGTTGTTTCTGTCTTAGTATTTATTACAACGAATAGTGAATTAGCACTAGGGACATTTGGGTTAGTTAATTCAGCTATTTCATTTGTTGCATATTATTTAGCAACGCGATTAATAAAACAAAAATATCGAAAAAAGGCAATCTTATTAGGTGGCTTGTTGCTATATATGTCCATTTTTTTAATATTGTTTAATGTCACTTATACAAAGCTCATTATGTATGCCATCGCCATCGCAATTGCTTATCCGATGCTTTTAGTTCCATACATTTCATTAACTTATGATGTTATTGGCAAAGGATGGAATGCAGCACAAATGAGAATTGAATATATTGTCGTACGTGAGTTGTTTTTAAATGGTGGAAGGATTGTCTCAATTTTACTATTTTTAATCGCAGTTTCTTTTTTTGATGAACAAGTAAGTATCCCAATCTTGTTAGCCATCATAGGTACCGGTCACGCGTTCATTTATCTTTTTATAAGAAATATCGAGTTTGTAGATGAAAAAAATGTAGAATCAAATAAACAAGCTGACGAATGTACTCAACAAGTTGGAAATCGAGAAGGTGGTTCATCTGTATAG